In Rutidosis leptorrhynchoides isolate AG116_Rl617_1_P2 chromosome 2, CSIRO_AGI_Rlap_v1, whole genome shotgun sequence, one genomic interval encodes:
- the LOC139894414 gene encoding amine oxidase [copper-containing] gamma 2-like, with translation MDSKNFIRFLSFTFIITLLLLTLTNLPLTNKAIQQLDCTTNSPQCNRRFIKQPPKPTTRLHSSDVPHHPLDPLTLTEITKTRSILLSHALFANKNTYALHSVVLEEPDKSVVLKWNHGNNLPARKASVIARINGETHVLTVDLATGVVTPLDVGYHSGYPTMTIEDMTSSTWAPLENPDFNRTIMARGIDLKDLACLPISLGWYGQKEENRRLIKVQCYSMEGTANFYMRPIEGLTVVLDMDTKQVIEITDKGRNIPIPKAAGTDYRFSAQNKKINLINPISLEQPKGPSFVVENDHLVKWANWEFHLKPDPRAGVVISRAMVRDPNTGEKRNVMYKGFTSELFVPYMDPSDAWYFKTYMDAGEYGFGLQAMPLDPLNDCPRNAYYMDGVFAAGDGTPYVRSNMVCVFESYAGDIGWRHSESPITGLEIREVRPKVTLVVRMAASVANYDYIVDWEFQTDGLIRVKVGLSGILMVKGTSYVNMNQVNEPENLHGTLLSENVIGVIHDHYVTFYLDMDVDGHNNSFVKVNLKRETTESGESPRLSYLKAVRNVAKTEKDAQVKFKLYDPSEYHIVNPSKLTRVGNPVGYKLVPGGTAASLLDHDDPPQKRGAFTNNQIWVTPYNKSEEWAGGLFTYQSQGDDTLAVWSERDRDIENKDIVMWYTLGFHHVPCQEDFPIMPTVSSSFDLKPVNFYESNPILNIPPNVEQDLPVCSAASSA, from the exons ATGGATTCCAAAAACTTTATCAGATTTCTTTCATTCACTTTCATCATCACCCTTTTACTCCTCACTCTCACCAATCTCCCATTAACAAACAAAGCCATCCAACAACTTGATTGCACCACCAATTCACCCCAGTGCAACCGCCGTTTCATCAAACAACCACCCAAACCCACCACTCGTCTCCACTCATCGGACGTACCCCACCACCCACTCGACCCCCTCACTCTCACAGAAATCACCAAAACCCGTTCCATCCTATTATCCCACGCGCTTTTCGCCAATAAAAACACCTATGCGCTTCACTCTGTCGTCCTAGAGGAACCAGACAAGTCCGTGGTTCTGAAATGGAACCACGGAAATAACCTACCGGCTCGTAAGGCGTCAGTTATTGCACGTATCAACGGTGAGACGCATGTCCTCACCGTTGACTTAGCTACCGGGGTAGTTACCCCATTAGACGTCGGTTACCATTCAGGGTATCCTACCATGACTATTGAAGACATGACGTCATCAACATGGGCACCCCTTGAAAACCCGGATTTTAACCGTACAATTATGGCACGTGGCATTGATTTAAAAGATCTCGCTTGTTTACCGATTTCGTTAGGATGGTACGGACAGAAAGAGGAAAATCGTAGATTAATTAAGGTGCAATGTTATTCTATGGAAGGAACTGCAAATTTCTACATGAGGCCGATCGAAGGGTTGACAGTTGTTCTTGATATGGATACAAAACAAGTGATCGAGATTACAGATAAAGGAAGGAACATCCCGATACCAAAGGCCGCCGGTACAGACTATCGTTTCTCCgcacaaaataaaaaaattaatttaattaacCCGATATCACTAGAACAACCAAAAGGTCCGAGTTTTGTAGTGGAAAATGATCATTTAGTGAAATGGGCGAACTGGGAGTTTCATTTGAAACCCGACCCGAGAGCGGGAGTGGTGATTTCTCGGGCTATGGTTCGGGACCCGAATACAGGGGAAAAAAGGAATGTTATGTATAAAGGATTTACTTCGGAGTTATTTGTTCCGTATATGGATCCTAGTGATGCTtggtattttaaaacgtatatggATGCGGGTGAATACGGGTTTGGGCTTCAAGCTATGCCGCTTGACCCGCTTAATGATTGCCCGCGTAATGCTTATTATATGGATGGTGTGTTTGCTGCTGGTGACGGAACACCTTATGTTCGGTCGAATATGGTTTGTGTTTTTGAGAGTTATGCTGGCGATATCGGTTGGCGACACTCTGAGAGTCCGATCACAGGATTGGAG ATACGTGAGGTAAGACCAAAGGTGACGTTAGTAGTAAGGATGGCAGCTTCTGTTGCAAATTACGATTATATTGTGGACTGGGAGTTTCAAACGGATGGACTAATTCGAGTCAAG GTTGGACTTAGTGGAATCTTGATGGTGAAAGGCACTTCTTATGTCAACATGAACCAAGTAAACGAACCGGAAAATCTTCACGGCACCCTTTTGTCGGAAAATGTCATCGGAGTTATTCACGACCATTACGTCACATTCTATCTCGACATGGACGTCGACGGCCACAACAATTCCTTTGTCAAAGTCAACTTGAAGCGGGAAACAACCGAGTCGGGAGAGTCTCCTAGGTTAAGTTACTTAAAAGCCGTTAGAAATGTTGCAAAAACAGAAAAAGATGCACAAGTTAAATTTAAGTTGTATGACCCGTCAGAGTACCACATAGTCAACCCGTCAAAATTGACACGTGTGGGGAACCCTGTCGGGTACAAGTTGGTCCCTGGTGGGACCGCTGCTAGTCTGCTGGATCATGATGATCCACCACAAAAGCGTGGTGCTTTTACAAATAATCAAATTTGGGTCACCCCGTATAACAAAAGCGAAGAGTGGGCCGGGGGATTGTTTACGTATCAAAGTCAAGGTGATGATACGCTCGCGGTTTGGTCAGAAAG GGACCGAGATATCGAAAACAAGGACATTGTTATGTGGTACACATTGGGGTTCCATCATGTCCCCTGCCAAGAGGACTTCCCAATAATGCCAACTGTATCATCTAGTTTTGATCTGAAGCCGGTTAACTTTTACGAGAGCAATCCTATTCTCAACATCCCACCGAATGTTGAACAAGATTTGCCTGTCTGTAGCGCAGCTTCTTCagcttaa
- the LOC139888567 gene encoding uncharacterized protein, which produces MDRIDRTKWMYDIGRTSTDYLKRLDEFITIAETDQLNKGSNVIICPCKKCMNGKSFKDSTDIRNHLIINGFMRGYTCWSYHGESLTDHNPGSSDSNQLNEEDSYISDNDNFEAMFEDIEDNVGKKYHEKFEHLKVDSEKPLYNGCTKFSKLSAVIKLLNLKANNGWSDTSFTSLLELLHKMLPEDNELPVSTYYAKKLMCPMVLEIQRIHACPNDCMLYRNENENLHECKVCITSRYKRGKPTDEDSDENEPPAKVLWYFPIIPRLKRLFANAKTAKLLRWHAEECKKDGKIRHVADLVQWRTIDNEFEDFGNEIRNIRLGLSSDGMNPFRDLSSGHSTWPVLLCIYNLPSWLCMKRKHIMLSLLIQGPKQPGNDIDVYLAPLIDDLKLLWDTGVQVYDSYKKEYFHLRAMLFCTINDFPAYGNLSGYTTKGKKACPICEKNTHSIWLKNCRKPAFMGHRRELAVNHPYRSKKDLFDGTVEKSVLPPRSDGKTIFKMVKKLKVVLGKTGNGPPKGMWKKIHILGITVLEAFARPTLSRCYAYREKCL; this is translated from the coding sequence atggatCGGATTGATCGGACTAAATGGATGTACGACATAGGACGGACTAGCACCGACTATCTGAAACGGCTTGATGAATTTATAACCATTGCGGAGACTGATCAATTAAATAAAGGAAGCAATGTAATCATTTGTCCTTGTAAAAAATGTATGAATGGGAAGTCCTTCAAGGATTCTACCGATATTAGAAATCATCTTATAATAAACGGATTTATGAGAGGGTACACCTGTTGGTCTTATCACGGTGAATCATTAACCGATCATAACCCAGGCTCTTCAGATTCCAATCAATTAAACGAAGAAGATTCATACATTAGTGATAACGATAATTTTGAGGCCATGTTTGAGGATATTGAGGATAATGTTGGCAAAAAGTATCATGAGAAATTTGAACATCTTAAAGTTGACTCCGAAAAACCGTTATACAACGGTTGTACGAAATTTTCAAAACTTTCTGCCGTGATAAAACTATTAAATCTAAAAGCAAACAATGGTTGGAGTGACACAAGTTTCACTAGCTTGTTAGAGTTGTTGCATAAAATGCTCCCCGAAGATAATGAGTTGCCAGTTTCAACATACTATGCCAAGAAATTGATGTGCCCGATGGTATTGGAAATACAAAGAATACATGCATGTCCAAATGATTGTATGTTATACAGGAATGAAAATGAAAACCTTCATGAGTGTAAGGTATGTATTACATCTAGGTATAAACGTGGAAAACCAACTGACGAAGACAGTGATGAAAATGAACCTCCTGCAAAAGTATTGTGGTATTTCCCTATCATACCAAGATTGAAGAGGTTATTTGCGAATGCCAAAACTGCAAAATTATTACGTTGGCATGCGGAAGAGTGTAAAAAGGATGGAAAAATAAGACATGTGGCCGATTTAGTTCAATGGAGAACTATTGATAACGAATTTGAAGACTTTGGGAATGAGATACGAAATATTAGGTTGGGACTTAGTTCAGATGGAATGAATCCTTTCAGAGATTTGAGTAGCGGTCATAGCACGTGGCCTGTTTTGTTATGCATTTACAACCTTCCATCTTGGCTATGTATGAAACGAAAACACATAATGCTATCCCTTTTAATTCAAGGCCCAAAACAACCTGGAAACGACATTGATGTTTATTTGGCACCGTTGATTGATGACTTAAAGTTACTATGGGATACCGGTGTACAAGTCTATGATTCATACAAGAAAGAGTACTTCCATCTACGGGCAATGCTTTTTTGCACCATTAACGATTTTCCAGCGTATGGTAATTTGTCTGGATATACTACGAAAGGGAAAAAGGCATGTCCTATTTGTGAGAAAAATACTCACTCGATATGGTTAAAAAATTGTAGGAAACCAGCATTTATGGGACATAGAAGAGAGCTCGCTGTGAATCACCCTTATCGCTCCAAAAAAGACTTATTTGATGGTACTGTAGAGAAAAGCGTTCTACCGCCACGATCGGATGGAAAAACTATTTTCAAAATGGTTAAGAAGCTAAAAGTTGTGTTGGGAAAAACCGGTAATGGTCCGCCGAAAGGGATGTGGAAAAAAATCCATATTTTGGGAATTACCGTATTGGAAGCATTTGCGCGTCCGACATTGTCTAGATGTTATGCATATCGAGAAAAATGTTTGTGA